Below is a window of Chloroflexia bacterium SDU3-3 DNA.
ACTGGGGCGCGGACACCAAGGAAACACCCCACAGAGAACAATAAAACGATTTGCTCTAGGCTTTCGATGACGGGAGATATGCTATGCGGACTGCGACCCCGGAGGATGTGCTCGCGTTCTCCTCGCTGACGGATGTTTCGATCACCCCTGACGGCGCGCTGATCACCTTCACACGCTGCGAGCCATTTAAAGAGTACCAGGGCTTTGTGAAGCGCCAGATCTGGGCGGTGCCGACCAGCGGCGGCGAGCCGCGGCCCTACACCAGCGGCACCCGATCCGACAGCTCGCCCACGTGGTCGCCCGATGGCCGCACCCTGGCCTTCCTCTCCGACCGCGATGGCGGCCTGGCCCAGGTCTACCTGCTGCCCCGCGCTGGCGGCGAGGCCCGGCGGCTGGTCCAGACCGCAGGCTGCATCCACGAGATCGCGTGGTCGCCCGACGGCACGAAGATCGGCATCCTGATGAGCGACCCCGAGCCTGCCGATGCGCTTGAGCGCCGCCGACGCGGCGACGACGCGGCGGAGTTCGAGCAGGCGCACGCATGGTGGCGCGTGTGGTCCGCCGATGTGGCCAGCGGCGAGCTGCGCCAGCTGACCACCGGCGACGTGCAGATCTGGGAGTTCGGCTGGGCGCCCGATGGCGGCCTGGCGCTGCTGACCGCCGCCGAGCCGTACGAGTGGTCGTGGTTCGCCACCTCGGTGGCCTACGTGGGGCCGGATGGCGGCGTGCCGCGCACGATCTACCAGGTGCCCGAGAAGTGCTTTGCGATGCCCCGCGTGACGCCCGACGGCGCGTGTGTTGCGGTGCTCTCGGGGATCTGGAGCGACCGTGGCATGAACGCAGGCGACCTGCTGCTCATCCCGATCGGCGGCGGCGCGCCGCGCAATCTGACCGAGGGCTACCCCGGCAGCCTGTGGTGGTACCAGTTCTCGCCCGACATGGCGCGGGTGGACTATATGGCCTACGAGCGCGGCGAGGGCGCGGTGGGCCAGATCGACCTGGCCGCAGGCACTGGCCCGGTGGCCCGCGCGCGCGGCGAGTTCGCGATCAGCGAGAGCTACCTATCGCGCTACATCGCGGATGATGGCACCGTGGCCCTGGTGCGCAGCGACGCCACCACCCCGCAGGAGGTGTGGACACTGGATGCGGCGGGCGAGTGGCGCAAGCTCACCGCGCTGCACGCCGAGCTGGCCGCCGAGCTGGCGGTGGGCGAGCAGCGCACCGTGCGCTGGCGCAGCGCCGACGGGCTGGAGATCCAGGGCATCCTGATCCTGCCGGTGGGCTACCAGCCCGGCAAGCCCGTGCCCATGGTCACGTGGGTGCACGGCGGCCCGGCCTGGCTCTACCTGCACAACTACTACGTGGCCAACCGCGCCCTCCAGCTGTTCGCGGGCGATGGCTACGCGGTGTTCCTGCCCAACCCGCGCGGCAGCAACGGCTGGGGCGTGGAGTTCCTGGAGCTGAACATCGGCGACTTCGGCGGGAAGGACTACGAGGATATTATCAGCGGGATCGACGAGCTGGTGGCCGAGGGTATCGCCGACCCGGACCGGCTGGGCATCGGCGGGTGGAGCTACGGCGGCTATATGACGGCCTGGGCGATCACGCAGACCACGCGCTTCAAGGCGGCCATGGTGGGCGCGGCGATCACCAACTGGCGCTCGTTCCACGGCGGCGCGCACATCGGCCTGTGGGATCGGGTGTCGCTGCGGGCTAACCCCTACGAGCAGGGCGGCGTGTTCGACACGCGCGCGCCGATCACCTTCGTGGAGCGCGTGACCACGCCGACGCTCATTCAGCACGGCGAGCTTGACCGGATCGTGCCGGTGGACCAGGGCTACGAGTTCTTCCGCGCGCTGAAGGATCGCGGCGTGCCGGTGGAGATGGTGACCTACCCGCGCACTGGCCACGGCGTGATCGAGCGCTACCACCAGCTCGACCGCATGCGCCGCTGGGTCGAGCTGTTCCGGCAGTATCTGGGTGAGGCGTAGGGGAGATTAGAAAGCAGCAGGCGGGGCACACTAGCCCCGCCTGTTTTTTTGTGTTAGCCCCACGCCTGCATCACCTGGCGCAGGATGCCTAGCTCGCCGATGTGGTAGGCGTTGTGGTCGGCGGCCAGCAGGATCTCGCGCAGGATGGTGTAGTCGGGCGCGTGCGGGATGGGCGCGGTCAGGTTGGTGTCGGGGCTGGTGGCCAGCGCCTCGATGTCGGCCAGATCGCGGCGGAAGGCGGCCACCGTGGCCTCCCACGCCTGGGCGTCGGCCTGGGTGCCGGGCGCGGGCCAGTAGCCCTCGGGCCAGGGCGGCGAGACGTGGGCCGGGTTGCGCACGAACTCCAGGATGTCCCACTGGGTGATGCGCAGGTGCTCGATCAGGTGCCACGGCGTGTAGCTGACATTGGGCGGAAGGGCGTTGATCTTGTCGAGCGGGAAGTCCTTCACGGCCTCATCGAAGCTCATGTGGGCGTTCCCGCCGCGCAGCAGGGCCACAAGCTGCTCGCGCAGTACAGTGTCGGCATTCATGGTTGGGGTTCCTTGTGTGTGTATGGTGCGGCTAGGGCTGCTCGGCCCCGGTGGGCAGGGCCACCAGGCGCTCGACGCCGCGCAGCAGCAGGTTGGCCAGCAGCGCCAGCGCGCCTACCGCCAGGCTGCCCGCCACGATCTTGGCGCGCTGGCCGCTGGCCACGCCCTGGAACAGCAGGGTGCCCAGCCCGCCCGCGTTGATCATGGCGGCGATGGTGCCGATGCCGATGATCGAGAGCGTGGCGATGCGCACCCCGGCCACGATCAGCGGCAGGGCCAGCGGCAGCTCGACCCGCCACAGCCGCTGCCAGGGCGTCATGCCCATGCCGCGCGCCGCCTCAAGCACCGCCGGGTCGATGCTGGTGAGGCCCAGCAGGGTGTTGCGCACCAGCACGATCTGGGCGTAGGCCACCAGCGCCACAATGGCGGTCTGCGGGCCGAGCCGGGTGAGCGGCAGCAGCAGCACCAGCATGGCCAGGCTGGGGATGGTGTAGATCACGCTGAGCACACCCAGCACGGGGCCGCGCAGGCTGGGCGTGCGGGCCAGCGCCACGCCTAGTGGCAGCGCGATCGCCAGGGCGATGCCCAGCGACACCAGCGTGATCCACAGCTGCTGCCAGGTGAGCTGGAGCATAAGGCCGGGGTTGCTGCCGATATAGCGCAGCCCCGCGAGGATCTGGTCCATGCTAGGCCTCCCGCTCGGATGGCTCGGCCAGGGCGCTGCGGATGTCCTCGAAGCTGAGCCTGCCCAGCGAGGCCCCCGCGCCATCCACCACGGTCACGGCGTCGGCCTCGCTGCCGATCAGGGCGGCCAGCGCGTCGCGCAGGCTACCGTCGGCGCTCACCTGCGGCCCCTGGGGCGGGGCGGTGCGGGCCGCGCGTCGCCCCGCCACCAGCTGGCCCGCGTTGAGCAGCGAG
It encodes the following:
- a CDS encoding S9 family peptidase, translating into MRTATPEDVLAFSSLTDVSITPDGALITFTRCEPFKEYQGFVKRQIWAVPTSGGEPRPYTSGTRSDSSPTWSPDGRTLAFLSDRDGGLAQVYLLPRAGGEARRLVQTAGCIHEIAWSPDGTKIGILMSDPEPADALERRRRGDDAAEFEQAHAWWRVWSADVASGELRQLTTGDVQIWEFGWAPDGGLALLTAAEPYEWSWFATSVAYVGPDGGVPRTIYQVPEKCFAMPRVTPDGACVAVLSGIWSDRGMNAGDLLLIPIGGGAPRNLTEGYPGSLWWYQFSPDMARVDYMAYERGEGAVGQIDLAAGTGPVARARGEFAISESYLSRYIADDGTVALVRSDATTPQEVWTLDAAGEWRKLTALHAELAAELAVGEQRTVRWRSADGLEIQGILILPVGYQPGKPVPMVTWVHGGPAWLYLHNYYVANRALQLFAGDGYAVFLPNPRGSNGWGVEFLELNIGDFGGKDYEDIISGIDELVAEGIADPDRLGIGGWSYGGYMTAWAITQTTRFKAAMVGAAITNWRSFHGGAHIGLWDRVSLRANPYEQGGVFDTRAPITFVERVTTPTLIQHGELDRIVPVDQGYEFFRALKDRGVPVEMVTYPRTGHGVIERYHQLDRMRRWVELFRQYLGEA
- a CDS encoding DinB family protein, with the protein product MNADTVLREQLVALLRGGNAHMSFDEAVKDFPLDKINALPPNVSYTPWHLIEHLRITQWDILEFVRNPAHVSPPWPEGYWPAPGTQADAQAWEATVAAFRRDLADIEALATSPDTNLTAPIPHAPDYTILREILLAADHNAYHIGELGILRQVMQAWG
- a CDS encoding ABC transporter permease, which translates into the protein MRYIGSNPGLMLQLTWQQLWITLVSLGIALAIALPLGVALARTPSLRGPVLGVLSVIYTIPSLAMLVLLLPLTRLGPQTAIVALVAYAQIVLVRNTLLGLTSIDPAVLEAARGMGMTPWQRLWRVELPLALPLIVAGVRIATLSIIGIGTIAAMINAGGLGTLLFQGVASGQRAKIVAGSLAVGALALLANLLLRGVERLVALPTGAEQP